GCGTGTCGATGGTCAGGAGCCTTCCCCCGGGCGACGGCGCGGCCGCCGAAAGGAGCTTGATCGCCTCCATCGCCTGCCACGCGCCGACGACGCCCGCCGCCGCGCCGACGATGCCGGCCTCGGCGCACCCGGGGGAGTCCTTCCGCGAGGGGATCCGGGGGATCACGCACCGCAGGCAAGGTCCCTCGCCGGGGACCACTGTGAGCATCTGGCCGCCGAACCGCAGGACTCCGGCGTGGACGAGCGGCCGGCCGGTCACCACCGCCGCGTCGTTGCACAGGTACTTCGTCGGGAAGTTGTCGCTTCCGTCCACGACAACGTCGTATCTCCGGAACAGCGCGGCGGCGTTCGCCGCGGTGAGCGCCTCCGGGTACGCGTCGACCGCCAGGTCCGGCCGGAACGCCCGCAGCGCGGCGGCCGCGGAGTCGGCCTTCCATTGTCCCACGGCGTCGTTCCGGTGGATCACCTGGCGGTTGAAGTTGGTGACGTCCACCCGGTCGTCATCGATCACCCCGATCCGCCCGATCCCGGCGGCGGCGAGATAGAGGAGGGCGGGCGACCCCAGCCCGCCGGCGCCCACGACGAGCACGGACGACGCGAAGAGCCGCTCCTGCCCGGCCTCCCCCAGTTCCTCGACGAGGATGTTCCGGCTGTACCGCAATGTGTTTTCGCCTGACCAAACCATCGAAATATTATAACGTATAAAGAAAAGGGATCATTCGTGGCTTGTGGGTTGTGGGCAGGGGACACACCTTCCCGCAGTGGGAGGACACTCCTTCCCTTCGTCCCGGGTCAGGACCAGGAATGTCCCCCCGTGGCAGGTATGTCCCCTGAAAGCGCTTGCACCTTACACAAAGGAGGGCAATTTGCCGATCGATGTCGAACCGATCCGGTCCGCGGAATTCCCGGTCACCGGGAATTTCCTGTACCTCAACCACGCGGGCGTGTCGCCCATCCCGGCGCGGTCGGCCGAGGCCGGGATCGCCATGCTGCAGCTCGCCCGGGACGAAGGGGCGTTCCGTCTCCGGAAATGGGAGGAAGTGGCGAACGAGGCGCGGGGCCGATTCGCGAGGATCGTCGGCGCCTCGCCGGACGAGATCGCCTTCGTGAAGAACACCTCCGAGGGGCTTTCCTTCATCGCGGCCGGGTTCCCCTGGAAGGAAGGGGACAACCTGGTCACGGCGAACGTGGAGTACCCCTCCAACGTGTACCCATGGCTCCGGCTCCGGACGCGCAACGTGGAGGTGCGGATGGTCCCCGCCCGGGAGGGGAGGGTGCGAAAGGAGGACCTGTTCGCCGCCTGCGACGGGAAGACCCGCCTGATCACCCTCTCGTCCGTGGAGTTCCTGA
This is a stretch of genomic DNA from bacterium. It encodes these proteins:
- a CDS encoding HesA/MoeB/ThiF family protein; this translates as MVWSGENTLRYSRNILVEELGEAGQERLFASSVLVVGAGGLGSPALLYLAAAGIGRIGVIDDDRVDVTNFNRQVIHRNDAVGQWKADSAAAALRAFRPDLAVDAYPEALTAANAAALFRRYDVVVDGSDNFPTKYLCNDAAVVTGRPLVHAGVLRFGGQMLTVVPGEGPCLRCVIPRIPSRKDSPGCAEAGIVGAAAGVVGAWQAMEAIKLLSAAAPSPGGRLLTIDTLSNEVSSLSVVRDRSCPACGEHPRITEPLSAAEYDHERSCAG